Genomic segment of Schistocerca nitens isolate TAMUIC-IGC-003100 chromosome 9, iqSchNite1.1, whole genome shotgun sequence:
gCCACTCGCAGagcaaaacacgtaatgagtattcgcgcgtggtcgcagatcctgttcacgtgcctgaccttccctaaccagcaaacgacgttaaatggcagtgcgaccctgggcttctgggccacgcgccgcccccgtgccgcgctccgtggagcctggagcaccctgacgccgcgtcacacgccgcgtgggcctcggccgccgtcactcggcacttctgggactggatgacagctcatccagtaatagcgccactcgcagaggaaaacacgtaatgagtattcgcgcctggtcgcagatcctgttcgcgtgcctggtcttccctaaccagcaaacgacgttaaatggcagcgcgaccctgggcttctgggccacgcgccgcacccgtgccgcgctccgtggagcctggagccgcctgacgccgcgtcacatgccgcgtgggcctcggccgccgtcactcggcacttctgggactggatgacagctcatccagtaacagcgccactcgcagaggaaaacacgtaatgagtattcgcgcgtggtcgcagatcctgttcacgtgcctgaccttccctaaccagcaaacgacgttaaatggcagcgcgaccctgggcttctgggccacgcgccgcccccgtgccgcgctccgtggagcctggagccgcctgacgccgcgtcacacgccgcgtgggcctcggccgccgtcactcggcacttctgggactggatgacagctcatccagtaacagcgccactcgcagaggaaaacacgtaatgagtattcgcgcgtggtcgcagatcctgttcacgtgcctgaccttccctaaccagcaaacgacgttaaatggcagcgcgaccctgggcttctgggccacgcgctgcCCCCGTGCCGGTCTCCATAGAGcttggagccgcctgacgccgcgtcacacgccgcgtgggcctcggccgccgtcactcggcacttctgggactggatgacagctcatccagtaacagtgccactcgcagaggaaaacacgtaatgagtattcgcgcgtggtcgcagatcctgttcacgtgcctgaccttccctaaccagcaaacgacgttaaatggcagagcGACCCttggcttctgggccacgcgccgtccccgtgccgcgctccgtggagctggagccgcctgacgccgcgtcacacgctgcgtgggcctcggccgccgtcactcggcacttctgggactggatgacagcccatccagtaacagtgccactcgcagaggaaaacacgtaatgagtattcgcgcgtggtcgcagatcctgttcacgtgcctgaccttccctaaccggcaaacgacgttaaatggcagagcGACCCttggcttctgggccacgcgccgtccccgtgccgcgctccgtggagctggagccgcctgacgccgcgtcacacgctgcgtgggcctcggccgccgtcactcggcacttctgggactggatgacagctcatccagtaacagtgccactcgcagaggaaaacacgtaatgagtattcgcgcgtggtcgcagatcctgttcacgtgcctgaccttccctaaccagcaaacgacgttaaatggcagcgcgaccctgggcttctgggccacgcgctgcCCCCGTGCCGGTCTCCATGGAGcttggagccgcctgacgccgcgtcacacgccgcgtgggcctcggccgccgtcactcggcacttctgggactggatgacagcccatccagtaacagtgccactcgcagaggaaaacacgtaatgagtattcgcgcgtggtcgcagatcctgttcacgtgcctgaccttccctaaccagcaaacgacgttaaatggcagagcGACCCttggcttctgggccacgcgccgtccccgtgccgcgctccgtggagctggagccgcctgacgccgcgtcacacgctgcgtgggcctcggccgccgtcactcggcacttctgggactggatgacagctcatccagtaacagtgccactcgcagaggaaaacacgtaatgagtattcgcgcgtggtcgcagatcctgttcacgtgcctgaccttccctaaccagcaaacgacgttaaatggcagcgcgaccctgggcttctgggccacgcgctgcCCCCGTGCCGGTCTCCATGGAGcttggagccgcctgacgccgcgtcacacgccgcgtgggccttgGCCGCcttcactcggcacttctgggactggatggcagcccatccagtaacagcgccactcgcagaggaaaacacgtaatgagtattcgcgcgtggtcgcagatcctgttcacgtgcctgaccctccctaaccagcaaacgacgttaaatggcagagcgaccctgggcttctgggccacgcgccgcccccgtgccgcgctccgtggagcctggagccgcctgacgccgcgtcacacgctgcgtgggcctcggccgccgtcactcggcacttctgggactggatgacagcccatccagtaacagcgccactcgcagaggaaaacacgtaatgggtattcgcgcgtggtcgcagatcctgttcacgtgcctgaccctccctaaccagcaaacgacgttaaatggcagcgcgaccctgggcttctgggccacgcgccgcccccgtgccgcgctccgtggagcctggagccgcctgacgccgcgtcacacgccgcgtgggcctcggccgccgtcactcggcacttctgggactggatgacagctcatccagtaacagcgccactcgcagaggaaaacacgtaatgagtattcgcgcgtggtcgcagatcctgttcgcgtgcctgaccttccctagccagcaaacgacgttaaatggcagcgcgaccctgggcttctgggacacgcgccgcccccgtgccgcgctctgtggagcctggagccgcctgacgccgcgtcacacgccgcgtggtcctcggccgccgtcactcggcacttctggatgacagctcacccagtaagagagccactcgcagaggaaaacacgtaatgagtattcgcgcgtggtcgcagatcctgttcacgtgcctgaccttccctaaccagcaaacgacgttaaatggcagcgcgaccctgggcttcaggtccacgcgccgcccccgtgccacgcttcgtggagcctggagccgcctgacgccgcgtcacacgccgcgtgggcctcggccgccgtcactcggcacttctgggactggatgacagctcatccagtaacagcgccactcgcagaggaaaacacgtaatgagtattcgcgcgtggtcgcagatcctgttcgcgtgcctggccttccctaaccagcaaacgacgttaaatggcagcgcgaccctgggcttcagggccacgcgccgcccccgtgcggCGCTCCGTGGAGCCtcgagccgcctgacgccgcgtcacacgccgcgtgggcctcggccgccgtcactcggcacttctgggactggatgacagctcatccagtaacaacgCCACTCGCAGagcaaaacacgtaatgagtattcgcgcgtggtcgcagatcctgttcacgtgcctgaccttccctaaccagcaaacgacgttaaatggcagcgcgaccctgggcttctgggccacgcgccgcccccgtgccgcgctccgtggagcctggagccgcctgacgccgcgtgacacgccgcgtgggcctcggccgccgtcactcggcacttctgggactggatgacagctcatccagtaatagcgccactcgcagaggaaaacacgtaatgagtattcgcgcgtggtcgcagatcctgttcacgtgcctgaccttccctaaccagcaaacgacgttaaatggcagcgcgaccatgGGCtactgggccacgcgccgcccccgtgccacgcttcgtggagcctggagccgcctgacgccgcgtcacacgccgcgtcacacgccacgtgggcctcggccgccgtaactcggcacttctgggactggatgacagctcatccagtaacagcgccacttgcAGGGGAAAACAcgtatgagtattcgcgcgtggttgcagatcctgttcgcgtgcctgactttccctaaccagcaaacgacgttaaatggcagcgcgaccctgggcttctgggccacgcgccgcccccgtgccgcgctccgtggagcctggagccgcctgacgccgcgtcacactccgcgtgggcctcggccgccgtcactcggcacttctgggactggatgacagcccatccaataacagcgccactcgcagaggaaaacacgtaatgagtattcgcgcgtggtcgcagatcctgttcacgtgcctgaccctccctaaccagcaaacgacgttaaatggcagagcgaccctgggcttctgggccacgcgctgcccccgtgccgcgctccgtggagcctggagccgcctgacgccgcgtcacacaccgcgtgggcctcggccgccgtcactcgggggactggatgacagcccatccagtaacagcgccactcgcagaggaaaacacgtaatgagtattcgcgcgtggtcgcagatcctgttcgcgtgcctgaccttccctaaccagcaaacgacgttaaatggcagcgcgaccctgggcttctgggacacgcgccgcccccgtgccgcgctctgtggagcctggagccgcctgacgccgcgtcacacgccgcgtggtcctcggccgccgtcactcggcacttctggatgacagctcacccagtaagagcgccactcgcagaggaaaacacgtaatgagtattcgcgcgtggtcgcagatcctgttcacgtgcctgaccttccctaaccagcaaacgacgttaaatggcagcgcgaccctgggctactgcgccacgcgccgcccccgtgccacgcttcgtggagcctggagccgcctgacgccgcgtcacacgccgcgtcacacgccacgtgggcctcggccgccgtcactcggcacttctgggactggatgacagctcatccagtaactgcGCCActtgcagaggaaaacacgtaagagtattcgcgcgtggttgcagatcctgttcgcgtgcctgactttccctaaccagcaaacgacttTAAATGGCaacgcgaccctgggcttctgggccacgcgccgcccccgtgccgcgctttgtggagcctggagccgcctgacgccgcgtcacacgccgcgtgggcctcggccgccgtcactcggcacttctgggactggatgacagctcatccagtaacagcgccactcgcagaggaataCACGTAATgcgtattcgcgcgtggtcgcagatcctgttcacgtacctgaccttccctaaccagcaaacgacgttaaatggcagagcGACCCttggcttctgggccacgcgccgtccccgtgccgcgctccgtggagcctggagccgcctgacgccgcgtcacacgccgcgtgtgcctcggccgccgtcactcggcacttgtgggactggatgacagctcatccagtaacagcgccactcgcagaggaaaacacgtaatgagtattcgcgcgtggtcgcagatcctgttcgcgtgcctggccTTCCCTAACCaccaaacgacgttaaatggcagcgcgaccctgggcttctgggccacgcgccgcccccgtgccgcgctccgtggagcctggagccgcctgacgccgcgtcacacgctgcgtgggcctcggccgccgtcactcggcacttctgggactggatgacagctcatccagtaacagcgccactcgcagaggaaaacacgtaatgagtattcgcgcgtggtcgcagatcctgttcgcgtgcctgaccttccctaaccagcaaacgacgttaaatggcagcgcgaccctgggcttctgggccacgcgccgcccccgtgccgcgctccgtggagcctggagccgcctgacgccgcgtcacacgcagcgtgggcctcggccgccgtcactcggcacttctgggacagctaatccagtaacagcgccactcgcagaagaaaacacgtaatgagtattcgcgcgtggtcgcagatcctgttcacgtgcctgaccttccctaaccagcaaacgacgttaaatggcagcgcgaccctgggcttctgggccacgcgccgcccccgtgccgcgctccgtggagcctggagccgcctgacgccgcgtcacacgccgcgtgggcctcggccgccgtcactcggcacttctggatgacagctcacccagtaagagagccactcgcagaggaaaacacgtaatgagtattcgcgcgtggtcgcagatcctgttcacgtgcctgaccttccctaaccagcaaacgacgttaaatggcagcgcgaccctgggcttcaggtccacgcgccgcccccgtgccacgcttcgtggagcctggagccgcctgacgccgcgtcacacgccgcgtgggcctcggccgccgtcactcggcacttctgggactggatgacagctcatccagtaacagcgccactcgcagaggaaaacacgtaatgagtattcgcgcgtggtcgcagatcctgttcgcgtgcctggccttccctaaccagcaaacgacgttaaatggcagcgcgaccctgggcttcagggccacgcgccgcccccgtgcggCGCTCCGTGGAGCCtcgagccgcctgacgccgcgtcacacgccgcgtgggcctcggccgccgtcactcggcacttctgggactggatgacagctcatccagtaacaacgCCACTCGCAGagcaaaacacgtaatgagtattcgcgcgtggtcgcagatcctgttcacgtgcctgaccttccctaaccagcaaacgacgttaaatggcagcgcgaccctgggcttctgggccacgcgccgcccccgtgccgcgctccgtggagcctggagccgcctgacgccgcgtgacacgccgcgtgggcctcggccgccgtcactcggcacttctgggactggatgacagctcatccagtaatagcgccactcgcagaggaaaacacgtaatgagtattcgcgcgtggtcgcagatcctgttcacgtgcctgaccttccctaaccagcaaacgacgttaaatggcagcgcgaccatgGGCtactgggccacgcgccgcccccgtgccacgcttcgtggagcctggagccgcctgacgccgcgtcacacgccgcgtcacacgccacgtgggcctcggccgccgtaactcggcacttctgggactggatgacagctcatccagtaacagcgccacttgcAGGGGAAAACAcgtatgagtattcgcgcgtggttgcagatcctgttcgcgtgcctgactttccctaaccagcaaacgacgttaaatggcagcgcgaccctgggcttctgggccacgcgccgcccccgtgccgcgctccgtggagcctggagccgcctgacgccgcgtcacactccgcgtgggcctcggccgccgtcactcggcacttctgggactggatgacagcccatccaataacagcgccactcgcagaggaaaacacgtaatgagtattcgcgcgtggtcgcagatcctgttcacgtgcctgaccctccctaaccagcaaacgacgttaaatggcagagcgaccctgggcttctgggccacgcgctgcccccgtgccgcgctccgtggagcctggagccgcctgacgccgcgtcacacaccgcgtgggcctcggccgccgtcactcggcacttctgggactggatgacagcccatccagtaacagcgccactcgcagaggaaaacacgtaatgagtattcgcgcgtggtcgcagatcctgttcgcgtgcctgaccttccctaaccagcaaacgacgttaaatggcagcgcgaccctgggcttctgggacacgcgccgcccccgtgccgcgctctgtggagcctggagccgcctgacgccgcgtcacacgccgcgtggtcctcggccgccgtcactcggcacttctggatgacagctcacccagtaagagcgccactcgcagaggaaaacacgtaatgagtattcgcgcgtggtcgcagatcctgttcacgtgcctgaccttccctaaccagcaaacgacgttaaatggcagcgcgaccctgggctactgcgccacgcgccgcccccgtgccacgcttcgtggagcctggagccgcctgacgccgcgtcacacgccgcgtcacacgccacgtgggcctcggccgccgtcactcggcacttctgggactggatgacagctcatccagtaacagcgccacttgcagaggaaaacacgtaagagtattcgcgcgtggttgcagatcctgttcgcgtgcctgactttccctaaccagcaaacgacttTAAATGGCaacgcgaccctgggcttctgggccacgcgccgcccccgtgccgcgctttgtggagcctggagccgcctgacgccgcgtcacacgccgcgtgggcctcggccgccgtcactcggcacttctgggactggatgacagctcatccagtaacagcgccactcgcagaggaataCACGTAATGCGTATTCGCGCGTGGTCGTAGATCCTGTTCACgtacctgaccttccctaaccagcaaacgacgttaaatggcagagcGACCCttggcttctgggccacgcgccgtccccgtgccgcgctccgtggagcctggagccgcctgacgccgcgtcacacgccgcgtgtgcctcggccgccgtcactcggcacttgtgggactggatgacagctcatccagtaacagcgccactcgcagaggaaaacacgtaatgagtattcgcgcgtggtcgcagatcctgttcgcgtgcctggccTTCCCTAACCaccaaacgacgttaaatggcagcgcgaccctgggcttctgggccacgcgccgcccccgtgccgcgctccgtggagcctggagccgcctgacgccgcgtcacacgctgcgtgggcctcggccgccgtcactcggcacttctgggactggatgacagctcatccagtaacagcgccactcgcagaggaaaacacgtaatgagtattcgcgcgtggtcgcagatcctgttcgcgtgcctgaccttccctaaccagcaaacgacgttaaatggcagcgcgaccctgggcttctgggccacgcgccgcccccgtgccgcgctccgtggagcctggagccgcctgacgccgcgtcacacgcagcgtgggcctcggccgccgtcactcggcacttctgggacagctaatccagtaacagcgccactcgcagaagaaaacacgtaatgagtattcgcgcgtggtcgcagatcctgttcacgtgcctgaccttccctaaccagcaaacgacgttaaatggcagcgcgaccctgggcttctgggccacgcgccgcccccgtgccgcgctccgtggagcctggagccgcctgacgccgcgtcacacgccgcgtgggcctcggccgccgtcactcggcacttctgggactggatgacagcgcatccagtaacagcgccactcgcagaggaaaacacgtaatgagtattcgcgcgtggtcgcagatcctgttcacgtgcctgaccttccctaaccagcaaacgacgttaaatggcagcgcgaccctgggcttctgggccacgcgccgcccccgtgccgcgctccgtggagcctggagccgcctgacgccgcgtcacacgccgcgtgggcctcggccgccgtcactcggcacttctgggacagctaatccagtaacagcgccactcgcagaagaaaacacgtaatgagtattcgcgcgtggtcgcagatcctgttcacgtgcctgaccttccctaaccaccaaacgacgttaaatggcagcgcgaccctgggcttctgggccacgcgccgcccccgtgccgcgctccgtggagcctggagccgcctgacgccgcgtcacacgccgcgtgggcctcggccgccgtcactcggcacttctgggactggatgacagcgcatccagtaacagcgccactcgcagaggaaaacacgtaatgagtattcgcgcgtggtcgcagatcctgttcacgtgcctgaccttccctaaccagcaaacgacgttaaatggcagcgcgaccctgggcttctgggccacgcgccgcccccgtgccgcgctccgtggagcctggagccgcctgacgccgcgtcacacgccgcgtgggcctcggccgccgtcactcggcacttctgggactggatgacagctcatccagtaacagcgccactcgcagagaaaacacgtaatgagtattcgcgcgtggtcgcagatcctgttcacgtgcctgaccctcCCTAACctgcaaacgacgttaaatggcgcGACAAGTTCCAGTAGAGGTGTGGGATGCTGGCAAATCTCCCATTCCGATGTCCATACCATCATCTGCATGTGCACCTACAACAACACAGCGCAAGCCACGtcacgctgtgtggcggagggttctggTACCATTGActgactccctccctccctcgcgaACGCGAATAGCGCGTAAGAAGAATGAATGTCGGTAAGTGTTAATTTATCGTATTTCTTCATAGTGGTCATTGTTGTGTCTTACTTTTACgttgtgtggttctttagtggatacaagaGCGAGGAACAGACGCCGTTCACGACCAGATAATttggatattaatttattctacatataatatcaaatagtaaaaacaaTACATAGCTTCagtcaacaaaatttttctgtgtttgtgaaCGCATTGTCaaaatgtaaaactaccgacgcttCGCTCACTATGGCAAGCGACGTTCTTCTGGATCTTTTGTTTACtgatgaatgagaaaactttgtttcttatatacctgcagacgtgcCTGTAATCTAATTCTGAGaggctgttaaggatgaaggggAGGGACGTTAGAagcttttgtttttattatttctttccattGGCGGAAACCCGACGTTTTTATTGGTGTCTGGCTTACTGCATGTGATTGCACCCAgtgctgtgtctatgtgcgtgcGGCCGCTGCGGGCTGCCGCGGGCCTGTGTGTGTTGCTTCACGTGAGCTGCCGCCCCGTAACGCTGTTACTGCTGGCAGCCGAGGCGtcggaagtcggtacccgtcttctctgttcGTGTTGGCGTGTCGCTTGGCTGTTTCTATTGCCTCTCTAGTCTTTCTCCCGAAAGTAAGAGGTTGTTTCACCAGTACGCGAGATTCACCAAAATCAATCTGTTTGCCGTTCCCATCCTGGTGTTCTGCCTCCTCTGACTTGTTGCCTTAGTTGTATATATCTTTCGTGTTCCGATATGGGTCGCCTTGTCTCACCTACATACACTAATCCAGATTCGCACCTGATTTCGTAAATTCCAGCAGCATGTAGTTTGTCATCTGCATCTTCCGTTGTGcgaagaacatcttttattttgctgctgcTTCGGAAAATCGGCTTTATGCCTGCTCGGCGGAGAACTGTACCCACCGGTTCAGAGACACCTTGAACATACGCTAATAGAGCGATGTTTTGTGCTTCCTTTTGCTCTCCTCCATTGATTTTATTCTTTGTCGTCATAGTTTTATCTATTAGTTTCATCCCATAACCACTGACACCAAAAATAGACTTGAGGTTTTGTAGTTCGCCTTTTAGATGTTCCTTATCGCTGATCCTGTAATCTTGTTTAAAGTGTGCAGGGCGCATTTCTTCTGCGCAGGGTGATGACGGGAGGAGGTGTGTAGGTGCCTGTCAGTTCtagttggcttcctgtacactcTATGGCCTAGTTCACCATCAGGCTTTCTGTACACTTCCACGTCAAgtaaaggcagcaccccattcttttcTGTCTCCCCAGTGAACTGGATCCTGCTATGCTGCTGGTGAGGTGTTGGTGGAAATTTCGTAGCTCTTCctctccatgtggccagataacgaaagTACGGAAGTATCGTCAACATACCGGAGCCGACGTTTTGGGCATAATGGTGCGTACTGGAGCGCTGTTCCTTTTAATGCTTCCATGAAGATGTCTGCTGCAATACGCGAGAGAGTGGATACCATAGCTACACCATCTGCCTGCTCATACAATTCCCCTTCCCACTTGAAATAAGTGGAAAGCTTGGTTAAGGTAAAGGTTCTCCCACATTCGAATAAGTCTCGACACAAACAACAGGAAACTTGGTCAACTGCACCGCTTCCTGACTGGAAAGCTGGACATGGATGAGTGCGAGAAGGTCGACATGTTAACCTCCCATGAGGAAGTTTGACAAACTGCAGCAGAAAACCACCGAGGAAGGACTGATGCTGGACACTTGTGGGACGATGGTCAACCTTTCCAGCCACATCTTAAGCGATACAGCCACACAAATACCGGCTACAGGGATGAATTTCGCAGTCACAC
This window contains:
- the LOC126204393 gene encoding foot protein 1 variant 1-like, translated to MSIRAWSQILFACLTFPNQQTTLNGSATLGFWATRRPRAALRGAWSRLTPRHTQRGPRPPSLGTSGTANPVHAPPPCHASWSLEPPDAASHAAWASAAVTRHFWDWMTAHPRDPGLQGHAPPPCGAPWSLEPPDAASHAAWASAAVTRHFWDWMTAHPILFTCLTFPNQQTTLNGSATLGFWATRRPRAALRGAWSRLTPRDTPPNDVKWQRDHGLLGHAPPPCHASWSLEPPDAASHAASHATWASAAVTRHFWDWMTAHPILFACLTFPNQQTTLNGSATLGFWATRRPRAALRGAWSRLTPRHTPPNDVKWQSDPGLLGHALPPCRAPWSLEPPDAASHTAWASAAVTRHFWDWMTAHPRDPGLLGHAPPPCRALWSLEPPDAASHAAWSSAAVTRHFWMTAHPILFTCLTFPNQQTTLNGSATLGYCATRRPRATLRGAWSRLTPRHTPRHTPPNDFKWQRDPGLLGHAPPPCRALWSLEPPDAASHAAWASAAVTRHFWDWMTAHPILFACLAFPNHQTTLNGSATLGFWATRRPRAALRGAWSRLTPRHTLRGPRPPSLGTSGTG
- the LOC126204392 gene encoding foot protein 1 variant 2-like produces the protein MAERPLASGPRAVPVPRSVELEPPDAASHAAWASAAVTRHFWDWMTAHPRDPGLLGHALPPCRSPWSLEPPDAASHAAWALAAFTRHFWDWMAAHPSDPGLLGHAPPPCRAPWSLEPPDAASHAAWASAAVTRHFWDWMTAHPPANDVKWQRDPGLLGHAPPPCRALWSLEPPDAASHAAWSSAAVTRHFWMTAHPRDPGLQVHAPPPCHASWSLEPPDAASHAAWASAAVTRHFWDWMTAHPRDPGLQGHAPPPCGAPWSLEPPDAASHAAWASAAVTRHFWDWMTAHPILFTCLTFPNQQTTLNGSATLGFWATRRPRAALRGAWSRLTPRDTPPNDVKWQRDHGLLGHAPPPCHASWSLEPPDAASHAASHATWASAAVTRHFWDWMTAHPILFACLTFPNQQTTLNGSATLGFWATRRPRAALRGAWSRLTPRHTPRGPRPPSLGTSGTG